The Bacteriovorax sp. BAL6_X genome window below encodes:
- a CDS encoding outer membrane protein assembly factor BamD, translating to MHKLISIIFILLMTSCAVNRPQGSTEAEVLFKEAERLVKSERYIMALEKLNKIKSQYPYSYYATSAELMQADILYKQENFEEAAAAYLLFKDFHPKHPKMDYVTFKIAEAYYKQKPSTFDRDLTPAKQAIKYFNELRSLYPQSEYLKDAREKIDECYKMIKDKELYIANFYFKTKDWQSASFRYEQLLAQFSDDSVKKLASDRLVHIGLKSARPELCELVFKNYRYLYKDKDLSNLKKDIKKCME from the coding sequence GTGCACAAACTTATATCAATCATTTTCATTCTATTAATGACGTCATGCGCAGTTAATCGTCCGCAAGGAAGTACTGAAGCTGAAGTACTATTTAAAGAAGCTGAAAGACTAGTTAAATCTGAACGCTATATCATGGCGTTAGAAAAACTTAATAAAATTAAATCTCAATATCCATATAGTTATTACGCGACCTCTGCTGAACTTATGCAGGCGGATATTCTTTATAAGCAAGAAAACTTTGAAGAGGCCGCTGCTGCATACTTGCTATTTAAGGACTTTCACCCGAAACATCCTAAAATGGATTATGTTACTTTTAAAATTGCTGAAGCTTATTATAAGCAAAAGCCTTCGACTTTTGATCGTGATCTAACACCTGCTAAACAGGCCATAAAGTATTTTAATGAGCTTAGAAGTTTATATCCTCAATCTGAATATCTAAAAGACGCCAGAGAAAAAATTGATGAGTGCTATAAAATGATTAAAGATAAGGAATTATATATTGCAAATTTCTACTTTAAAACAAAGGATTGGCAATCGGCTTCATTTCGTTATGAACAACTTTTAGCTCAATTCAGTGATGATAGTGTAAAGAAGCTGGCAAGTGATAGGCTCGTCCACATTGGTTTGAAAAGTGCTAGACCAGAATTATGTGAATTAGTTTTTAAAAACTATCGCTACTTATACAAAGATAAAGATCTTTCTAATTTAAAGAAAGACATTAAAAAGTGTATGGAATAG
- the csrA gene encoding carbon storage regulator CsrA, which translates to MLVLTRKLGESIAIDDHIKIVVVQIKGKQVRLGIKAPKETKIHREEVYKAIQEQNYEASQAGPESLSDLTDALRNKK; encoded by the coding sequence ATGCTGGTTTTAACAAGGAAGCTAGGGGAAAGTATAGCGATCGACGATCATATTAAGATTGTCGTTGTGCAAATTAAAGGCAAACAAGTTCGACTTGGTATCAAGGCCCCAAAAGAAACAAAAATTCACCGCGAAGAAGTCTATAAAGCTATCCAGGAACAAAATTACGAAGCTTCCCAAGCTGGCCCAGAGAGTCTGTCTGACTTAACGGATGCGCTGCGAAATAAGAAATAA
- the fliW gene encoding flagellar assembly protein FliW: MKVSTTRFGELEVNNKDIIRFEEGILGFENLKDFFVVDPGDQTLILWLQSTDDGATAFPIIEPKIFKEDYSISLLPAELNSLKLENLSNASVYTILTIPTDVTQMSANLKAPIIINNDSHKARQIVLQDNKLEVKFEMYNALKKSIMNFHSDDSVRTNVSVATEPTVVEQSSSTETSVDHSAEA; the protein is encoded by the coding sequence GTGAAAGTAAGCACAACACGATTTGGGGAATTAGAAGTTAACAATAAAGATATTATCAGGTTCGAAGAAGGTATTCTTGGTTTTGAGAATCTTAAGGACTTCTTTGTTGTTGATCCAGGTGATCAGACTCTAATCCTATGGCTTCAATCAACTGATGACGGTGCAACAGCATTCCCAATCATTGAGCCAAAAATTTTTAAAGAAGATTATTCAATTAGCCTACTACCGGCAGAACTTAATAGCCTAAAACTAGAAAACCTTTCTAATGCAAGCGTTTATACAATCCTTACTATTCCAACGGATGTAACTCAAATGTCGGCTAATCTAAAGGCGCCAATCATTATTAACAATGATTCACACAAAGCTCGTCAAATTGTTCTTCAAGACAATAAGCTTGAAGTAAAATTTGAAATGTATAATGCACTTAAAAAGTCGATCATGAATTTCCACTCTGATGATTCTGTTCGTACAAATGTAAGTGTTGCCACAGAGCCAACTGTTGTAGAGCAATCATCTTCAACAGAAACTTCAGTTGATCATTCAGCAGAAGCTTAA
- a CDS encoding lipopolysaccharide assembly protein LapB yields MMKSFEQEKLSKKAKVAFENREYNKAISIYNELLEIDAKDADALFNIANIFHLTGEISKAIKAFKKVLEVRPDHTDAAVSLSVLYNDIGQYEEASKIFQIASQKVKVNSKSDELNDNHIDRKFALKHYELADLYLTYNRYDEALFEYGKVLKLDPSNLEARVKMAKVYAKKGFVNKSFEELSSLKNERPDYLPGRIALGVLNYGKGDILSATSEWEKVISVDPLNSEAQMYLNFAKNATETTL; encoded by the coding sequence ATGATGAAATCTTTTGAACAAGAAAAATTATCAAAGAAGGCCAAAGTTGCTTTTGAAAATCGTGAGTATAATAAAGCGATTTCTATTTATAATGAACTTTTAGAAATTGATGCTAAAGATGCTGATGCACTTTTTAATATTGCTAATATCTTTCACTTAACAGGTGAGATATCAAAAGCAATTAAAGCATTTAAAAAAGTTCTAGAGGTAAGACCAGACCATACAGATGCGGCAGTTAGTTTATCAGTTCTTTATAATGATATTGGTCAATACGAAGAAGCGAGTAAAATTTTTCAAATAGCATCTCAAAAAGTTAAAGTTAACTCAAAGAGTGATGAGCTTAATGATAATCATATAGATAGAAAATTTGCGCTCAAGCACTATGAGTTAGCTGATCTATATCTAACTTATAATCGTTACGATGAAGCTTTATTTGAATATGGAAAAGTCTTAAAACTTGATCCTTCAAACTTAGAGGCACGAGTAAAGATGGCCAAGGTTTACGCAAAGAAAGGTTTTGTTAATAAGTCTTTTGAAGAACTTTCTAGTTTAAAAAATGAAAGGCCAGATTATCTTCCAGGTAGAATTGCTCTTGGTGTTCTTAACTATGGTAAAGGTGATATCTTAAGTGCGACTAGTGAGTGGGAAAAAGTAATTTCTGTTGATCCTCTTAATAGTGAAGCGCAGATGTATTTAAATTTTGCAAAGAATGCAACTGAGACAACACTTTAA